The following are from one region of the bacterium genome:
- a CDS encoding LamG domain-containing protein, with the protein MAGSLAFSASGCGGDEFTIGNGDPDAAADGGEGGGGDGGASVPPTFLAPLANDTLLATRAFLRLQAGTASNGSEAVGQQICFTTGTPDLIDEDTECPNMFATLQTFALIDPLTPGAAYLVKARTRFKDDTYSPYSPVLSFSATTLMSARYLMDGNASDTTGNGHDGSPQNGAGFGAGLVNMAAALDGTNDLVTVASSPAFNFGTGDLTLSAWINPSSTGTNQAIVDKRDVASLYEFYRRPDGRLTYSGSGCALSGSVIAQQGKWTHALVTREKGTVRLFVNGVADGSKSCPGDVSSSGDLAFGCLSPTVPCTEPFAGAMDEIIVMGGAVGPGAVINEYCAALVASGASSLPAVCP; encoded by the coding sequence ATGGCGGGATCCTTGGCCTTCAGCGCCTCCGGTTGCGGAGGCGACGAATTCACGATCGGCAACGGCGATCCGGATGCGGCGGCGGATGGAGGGGAGGGGGGAGGCGGAGACGGCGGCGCCTCGGTCCCCCCGACATTTTTGGCCCCGCTCGCGAATGACACGCTCCTCGCGACCCGGGCCTTCCTCCGGCTTCAGGCCGGCACGGCCTCCAACGGATCCGAGGCCGTGGGGCAACAGATCTGTTTTACCACCGGCACGCCCGACCTGATCGATGAGGACACCGAGTGCCCAAATATGTTTGCGACGCTGCAAACCTTCGCCCTCATCGACCCCTTGACCCCCGGCGCCGCTTATCTCGTCAAGGCCAGGACCCGTTTTAAGGATGACACCTACTCCCCGTATTCCCCCGTTCTTTCTTTTTCGGCCACCACGCTCATGAGCGCCCGCTATCTCATGGATGGAAACGCCTCGGATACGACCGGAAACGGGCATGATGGGTCCCCCCAGAACGGGGCCGGCTTCGGCGCCGGGTTGGTCAACATGGCGGCCGCCTTGGACGGAACGAACGATCTCGTCACCGTCGCTTCCTCCCCGGCCTTCAATTTCGGAACCGGGGATCTCACACTCTCGGCCTGGATCAACCCGAGTTCCACCGGGACGAACCAAGCGATCGTCGATAAGAGAGACGTGGCGTCCTTGTACGAATTCTACCGGAGACCGGATGGCCGACTGACCTATTCCGGGAGCGGCTGCGCCCTGTCGGGAAGCGTGATCGCCCAGCAGGGCAAGTGGACCCATGCCCTCGTGACCCGCGAAAAAGGCACCGTCCGCCTCTTCGTGAACGGTGTCGCGGACGGCTCCAAGTCCTGTCCGGGGGACGTCAGCAGTTCGGGGGATCTCGCCTTTGGCTGTCTGTCTCCCACCGTGCCCTGCACCGAACCGTTTGCGGGAGCGATGGATGAGATCATCGTCATGGGTGGGGCGGTGGGACCCGGGGCCGTCATCAACGAGTATTGCGCGGCCCTCGTCGCTTCGGGCGCTTCTTCCCTGCCGGCAGTCTGTCCATAA
- a CDS encoding pyridoxal phosphate-dependent aminotransferase produces MQDLNIIEKTYRDLAAQGRPILKLFSGNPNDEGFLYPGGILEEAYARYFRDQDYRPHSKGLIEARRAIAAYYAERGAEVDPENLLLTAGTSESFLYLFRLLARPGDNVLAPNPAYPLFDHIAGLAGIELRHYVLREEGRWSMDFHDLDEKADDRTRAVVLISPNNPTGHVASQDEILALVGWANQKKIPLICDEVFSEFFYGAGKFPRPMAVARPDLCFTLNGISKMFALPALKLGWIAVTGKKSLVDPAVDRLETTADTFLSCHIPIQKALPDLFEKGRAFVDGYVAEVGRRRLMMMNLLRGAEEIRFVEPRGGFYLTAAIETGLPEEDFVVRLMKKEGVFVHPGYFFDYEKGCHVVLSFLVHPERMRPGIERLLSFLQGR; encoded by the coding sequence ATGCAAGACTTGAATATTATTGAGAAAACTTATCGAGACCTGGCCGCTCAGGGGAGACCGATCCTCAAGCTCTTCTCCGGAAACCCGAACGACGAAGGTTTTCTCTATCCCGGCGGCATTCTCGAGGAGGCCTATGCCCGCTATTTCCGCGACCAGGACTACCGTCCCCATTCGAAGGGCTTGATCGAGGCGAGGCGGGCGATCGCCGCCTACTATGCGGAGCGCGGTGCGGAGGTCGACCCGGAAAACCTCCTGCTCACGGCGGGGACGAGCGAGTCCTTTCTCTACCTTTTTAGGCTGCTCGCGCGGCCGGGCGACAACGTCCTTGCGCCCAATCCGGCCTACCCCTTGTTCGACCACATCGCGGGCCTCGCGGGGATCGAGCTAAGGCACTATGTGCTGAGGGAAGAGGGCCGATGGTCGATGGATTTCCACGACCTCGATGAGAAAGCCGATGATCGGACGAGGGCCGTCGTCCTCATCTCCCCCAACAACCCGACCGGCCATGTGGCCTCACAGGACGAGATCCTGGCGCTGGTCGGTTGGGCGAATCAAAAAAAGATCCCCCTGATCTGCGACGAGGTGTTTTCCGAGTTCTTTTACGGTGCGGGGAAATTCCCGCGTCCGATGGCGGTCGCCAGGCCCGATCTCTGCTTCACGTTGAACGGCATTTCGAAGATGTTCGCCCTGCCGGCGCTCAAGCTGGGGTGGATCGCCGTCACCGGAAAAAAATCCTTGGTGGATCCCGCCGTCGACCGGTTGGAGACCACGGCCGACACCTTTCTTTCCTGCCACATTCCGATCCAAAAGGCCCTGCCGGACTTGTTCGAAAAGGGGCGCGCGTTCGTGGACGGCTACGTGGCGGAGGTGGGACGGAGACGGCTCATGATGATGAATCTCCTCCGCGGTGCGGAAGAGATCCGCTTCGTGGAACCCCGGGGAGGTTTCTATCTCACGGCGGCGATCGAGACGGGTCTACCGGAAGAGGACTTCGTCGTGAGGCTCATGAAGAAGGAAGGCGTGTTCGTTCACCCGGGGTATTTTTTCGATTACGAAAAGGGATGCCACGTCGTCCTCTCTTTTCTGGTGCACCCGGAGCGGA